GGATTAATGTGTAAACTGATTACTTCAGTGTTACTGATACATTATACTATGCCCTATCTCTAACTTTATGATCTCTGATCTATGTGCATAAATTGCTCTTTGTTTTCCCATCTCTTGTCATCATGTGTGTTATAGTGCACGAGCAGGAAGTGTCCCACCCGTCTGAATACAGAACAGAATTTCTTCATGGCACCTATACACAGAAGCTAAGGGTCTGACTGAGACTCAGTGCTATAAGAGCCCCATTGTTCACAGCCAGAGAGAGGCGAGCTGGGCTGCCGCCTAAAACCACATGGAAACGCACACACAAGTGCCAGCGTTATGTGCCTCACATTACTTGACTGACCAATTATACACCACGTAGGTACAGAAAGACGGGGACAACAAAATGAAAGACCTGGTTATGATGTGATACCAGTGATAATTAGCagaataacagtaataacagtagcGTGTTATTAATACATGTATTTACACTGTTACCTGACAACTttcactatatttatttatatagaaaaaCTTCATTAGAAAATTGCTCAAGCTCACATAACAGACAGCTTTTAGTAACATATGTAATGACAAAATAtcaattttcacttttttattgaaACAGTATGAACattcaaaaaggaaaaaacactgcaattaaataaaatgacagacaGCAGACTGTAAAGTGAGGATCTGGCATATAGGCTAAGCATAAAAAAGGCATCGTTGCAAATAGTTGCAGTGTCTCAAACCCTTTTACATTGAACATTGTTTGTCAGTCAGTGCACATATTAAAGCAAGCACAGCAAATCACACACCCCTTAATTACACAGCAAAAAGAGCCACTTCTAGTCCAGTGAACCTGAGGTTAACACACAAGTCTGGTAGCCAgaccacatgatgtaaaaggcTGATGAGACCGAGTGTCTCTAAGGTTCCTAAATGTTTTCCAGATTGAACAAAATTTCCAAGAATTACTCTGGTTTTAAAACTTTGAGCAGCATTCACACTGGCCTTATACTGTAAAGCAAAGTAAATATGATGTGATTACTGCTAAAAGGGAGTCTGTTAAGAGCAGCCACGTCAATTCAAATTCACATTAATGAACTGAAAGAGTTGGACATAGAAAATGATGAGAGCTGCTAGCCTTTCTGTTAATGTTCTGTCAAGGTTTTATATGCATAAAAGATAGCATAAAAGACCAATTTGTCCTGACAGAATCTGCTTGGGACATCTTACAACAGGTTACAGTTCATTTATAATCTGTCTATAATCTGGTTATAAGTTGTCTTTTATGCGTCATACTACTGCAGGATGTTAATGTTGTCATGCTACAAGAAACTAAATGTGCATACAGATTCAAGGACtgctagtgtgtgtgcatgaatgcTTTAGAAacatagaatgaataaaaaaagagagaaggttAAGGCTGTTGAGTTATGACAAtttatgtgttatttacacaTTGTACTGTTTCGCATTTCCATACTTTACCTCATCCCTCgccattatttaaaaagaaattttagtgtttttttttgtatttgttggttgttaatgtgtttgttaaTTAAGTCCTCATAAAACCCAGATGTGTTAACCCTATATTTGGCACACTCCAATTCTTCCTTCTTTATTCCCTGTCTTAATCTTTGGCAGTGTTGGGAGTTATAGGTAATTTGGGTGGGGCAGGTGGGGTATGGTGTACAGTGATGGGGGAAGGGCAGAGTGTCCAAATGGCTAAGGTTGGGAGTAGGCAGGATGCTGTCCTAATAGTTCTTGATTGTTAGAATTGTTGAGTGCTCCTAGCTTGCTTATTTAATGACAGGAAATTACATCAGTTCAGTAGTTCAGAATTTCCagaacttcttcttcttttcttcctgtcaTACTGCCTTCCTTTTCATGGGCTAAAAAGAGCAACAAAATGTGAAGAACATTAGTTTGAGTAAATGAGGTACACATAccataaacagaaacacacacactcatgttcaCACAAATTATCTTTCATACTTCCCCTTACCTTGTCAGAATTAGAcaagaatttaaaatgaatcaaaggaaaaaaaaaaaagattgaatatGCATCTTAATAATCATAACTCATTTATGCTTATTAATGTTTTGTTATCAATATTACCCCAAAATTATTGCCATTACATCCACATTAAAGTTCAATTAGTGTTAGTAACACAAATGTCTTGTACAAGTTATGTTGCTGCTCCATGTGCACAGGCTAATGGCTGCAGTTTGGTGCATAATTATGTTCTAAGCAAAGTACTTTAGGGAACACAATATGTCTGCTGTTCAAGTGTTTACAGTTATGAGGACCCATTTGTTACGCAGGTGATGGTAATGGCTAATGAATGAAGCTCCTCATTTAGCCTACTAGCACATAGCATGCAAATGTTTCCATTTCTTAGTTTTTGGATGTTCACCCCATTTCCCCCAAACTATTCATTCAGCTCGCCCATATAAAATGACAGCTACCAGCATCAGAAGGGAAAAGttaacacatgcttcctccTCGACATACTGTGgcttataaaaatgtatagtgACTGTGTATATGCTTCAACTGGCtaatgtctttctgtctgttagGGGTAAAATTTAACttgttcttctgttttcttttgtgtacTAATTTGTTCTTTAGCTTAGTGTGCTCTGTAGCTTATTTGTACTAGCATGAGGCTATGTTTTGACGAAGCATTTCTAGAAGTTCTTTTGGACAAAGGATAcattccataaatgtaaatagaaatataagcCCCTACCACCCTGAGATCAGGGTTATATATGCCTACAATCCCCAGATAATTGATGAACAAATATAACCATTGCACCACTTGGAAATTCAAAAATGGTAGGACAGCAATTACATGTGTTTCCACAAAACCATGATGTAGCTGGTGCACTTACGAGTATTGTCCCATCCTCCTGACCACCACGACAATCACTGCAATGATGATGACCACAGAAACCAGTGCACCAAACACAATGCCCACCACTTGACCAGTGCTCATacctacagagagaaagaaaaatatagatTTGTAAAAAGAGTAACTAATGTTAGtacacatgtgtatgagagataATAAAGCACAAACGTAACATAATAGCATGATGGCGTAACATAATAGCATCTGTCAGATGATGTAAGTCTATGTAAATATCTTACCATCTGAGTCCTCCACTTCCACCTCATCTTTCTCTGTTTCAATCACATGGGGGTCAGTTTTTAATCCTGGCTCAACAGCTGTGTCTATCAGCGTTGTTTCAGAAACTTCAGATTTTTTAGTTGCCTCAGGTTCCATTTCAGGTGTACTTTCTGTTTCTGCAGTCTCCTCTGCCATCGTGTTTTCTGCTGGACTTTCTGTAACTCCTGCTGTTGTTTCTGGCTTTTCTGCAGAAGTTTCAGTATGAGCTAATGTCGCTTCTGTTTGCTCCACTGTAGCTTCATTAGGAAATGATGGTCCCACTGTTTCAGTTACAAGACCTTCATTATGACTTGATGCCTCTGTGCTCTTCTCAGGAACTTCACTATGAGGTGATGGTGCCTCTGTTTTCTGTACAGCAACTTCAGTATCAGCTGGTGCTTCTTCTGATGGTAATGCTTCGGTGACAGCTGCATCTAAAGCATCTTTCCCCTCACTTATTGTGTCTGTAGCCTTGGTGGACACAGTATCCCCTGTCGTCGTTTGCAGGTACACTTCTGAAGGTACCACAAGAGTACCTGTTTGAAAGGAAAGCCAACAAATGTAGAAATGTTATGGCttatacagcattttaaaaaatgaatcaatggATTCTCAATTGAATGTGTTAAAAATGGTGTTTTTATGATTATATCTTTTACTTTGTCatgcttttttccttcattgTTTTGAGTGTGAGTTCATAGATGTTTCAGTATGCAAATGAAGACCAAGAATCATGAAGATATAAAGAGGTAGACACatattatgtatgtttttaatttgcatattagatgagtttatttgtttgtttgttttggtttttccaAACTACCATATCAGGCAGTTTATTATCCAATACAGAAAGCTATTTATGGACTTATGAACAGGTTTTTGGGTgacttaacccttgtatgttgtcgggtctgtgggacccatattcataaacatcaatagttttgaaaaactttgcttccttgtaaatttgttgatttttttcccactcataacttgattcaatttgattttcttttttttattattatattttattaaaaaacaacaaaaaacgagtagcactttaattaaaaatgtgatgtaataaaggtaaaggacaaatattaaccatatatgctgtttaatttgcttgtaattgggatgaagtaaacatctgtagagtattttaacataaaatttttgattgtgttgaattaaaaacccaaaaatgcagcgggtccaccagacccacgaacactggctgactaacaaaaatacgaacatcatacaagggttaatgtGTTATACAGTGCTACATCTCTGCCTGTGTTCAGCTGTAGATCTTATTTTTGTGTgcctcacacacaggcacatatgTGCCTGCTCTTGCTCTGGTAGTTGGAGTGGTAGACTGATGAGTCAATATTTTCGGACACAAACTGTCTCtgttaaaataacacaaagcacatacacacaggcacacacacacagaatctccTATCCACACCTCCAAGGCAAAGTCCCTCCTAAACCCCTCCCTGACAAGCTCATATCCCGCATGCGTCATCACTCATACCAAACATGTCACCTCACTTCCTTTAGATGGAGCTGGGAAGAAGCACAAGTTCCTTGGGAGGAAATAATTTCAGATTCATAATTAAAACCTCTCACCCTTTAAACTGAACTGCACCGCAAGTGTATTCCCAGTATCTTTTACTATCACAGTTCTTAGCATTAAAAACCCAGCTGGAGCCCATATGTGTGAGGGAACCACCCTTTACAATAACATCCCTGACTAGTGATCACCAAGACCATTGCTTTAAGCTAGAGGTATAGAATTTTATCCACAAAGTTGCAGTTGAACAAGAGCTACACTTTATGCTGCtaatgaatgtataaaaatttatatagtttatatagtgtatatgtcAAAATGGCTGTGGTGCTGCTTTGGGCTGATTTATACTTCTGTCTCTGCAAATGTGCAGGCTTTATAAATAGTTTACTAAGATATCGGTATCAACACTTGAATAAGCTCACtgggggtgtggtgtgtgtgtgtgtgtgtgtgtgtgtgtgtgtgtgtatgtgtgttttgtagatAGTAGGATTGTTTGTGCTGCCCTGTCCCAAGGAAAAACCCAGAACTGCAGAAAGATTTTTTGTAGTGGCCTTTTCAGCTATGATTACTTTCACATGATAAGCGTAAGAGATAGTGCTCATTCAGATAGCTCAGCTCAGTTTCCATGAACTGTAATTGGTtagcatatattttatttgatttcaagaacttctccttttttaaaaacatggacCTATTTAGCTTTGGTGTAAGTGGATGTAATAGATCTACTAAATTGTAATAGAATTCATTGGAGTCTTTACCAGTGGATGTCCTAATGCACTGAACAGACACTTAGTACTTAATTGCATCTGAATCAATCATAATCAATCAACAAAGGATATCATGTCAGCAACCAAAGGTAAGGCAACAGTATGATGTTTAGTATGCACAAACTATTTTTATGTAACAGTGTGTCATCTCCCAATGAGTGTTATATATATCATAGTAGGTTataattatagatttttttaggcatttacagtaaatgtgtttttttttagtctcaGATAATACAGTGT
The genomic region above belongs to Tachysurus vachellii isolate PV-2020 chromosome 11, HZAU_Pvac_v1, whole genome shotgun sequence and contains:
- the si:ch211-156j16.1 gene encoding uncharacterized protein si:ch211-156j16.1, translated to MKLELLLLFALAGSFCTITHASTLVVPSEVYLQTTTGDTVSTKATDTISEGKDALDAAVTEALPSEEAPADTEVAVQKTEAPSPHSEVPEKSTEASSHNEGLVTETVGPSFPNEATVEQTEATLAHTETSAEKPETTAGVTESPAENTMAEETAETESTPEMEPEATKKSEVSETTLIDTAVEPGLKTDPHVIETEKDEVEVEDSDGMSTGQVVGIVFGALVSVVIIIAVIVVVVRRMGQYSP